From the genome of Dehalococcoidia bacterium, one region includes:
- a CDS encoding CoB--CoM heterodisulfide reductase iron-sulfur subunit B family protein produces MKYAYYPGCSLESTAREYDLSAQAVCQSLGIELKEMHDWSCCGASSGHSTNYMLSHALAARNLAIAEKEGLDIAVACPACFLRLKHTRHAMMNSDELKAQMAESIGSRCEATSDISHLLDIVCNKVGIDTVKTKVTKPLSRLKVASYYGCFLVRPPKVVTFDDPENPQSMDILMDSLGADAVDWSGKVDCCGGSLALTRRDIVIKLVGELMNVAKGAGAEAIVTACPLCQANLDSRQGKDTLPVFYFTELMGLAMGLQGPKSWFKKHLVNPSGLLKSHGLL; encoded by the coding sequence CTTTCAGCACAGGCCGTGTGCCAAAGCCTTGGCATCGAACTGAAGGAAATGCATGATTGGAGTTGCTGCGGGGCTTCGTCCGGACATTCCACCAATTACATGCTTTCCCATGCCCTGGCTGCTCGAAATCTGGCTATAGCGGAAAAAGAGGGCCTGGATATCGCTGTTGCCTGCCCCGCCTGTTTTTTGAGGCTCAAGCATACCCGCCATGCGATGATGAACTCTGACGAATTAAAGGCGCAGATGGCGGAATCTATCGGTTCAAGATGTGAGGCAACCTCCGATATCAGTCACCTTCTGGATATCGTGTGTAATAAGGTGGGCATCGATACAGTTAAGACAAAGGTGACAAAGCCGTTATCCCGTCTCAAAGTGGCTTCCTACTACGGATGTTTTCTGGTTCGGCCTCCAAAGGTTGTCACATTTGATGATCCGGAGAACCCTCAATCGATGGATATTCTGATGGATAGCCTGGGTGCTGATGCTGTGGACTGGTCAGGGAAGGTGGATTGTTGTGGCGGGAGCCTGGCACTCACCAGAAGGGATATAGTGATAAAGCTGGTAGGAGAGCTCATGAATGTTGCCAAGGGGGCGGGGGCCGAAGCCATAGTCACTGCCTGCCCCCTGTGCCAGGCGAATCTGGATTCCAGGCAGGGGAAGGATACTCTCCCCGTGTTCTATTTCACCGAGCTGATGGGATTGGCGATGGGCCTGCAAGGCCCCAAGAGCTGGTTCAAGAAACATCTGGTCAACCCTTCCGGTCTGTTGAAGTCACACGGGCTGCTTTGA